CACTGATAATGAGACTGGGAAGCGGCAAATGAAATTACTAATGGTAAAGCTTGACAAAAGAGCAAGATTGAATGAAGCTATGGGGTTTGATCCTAAGAAAGTCCGCATTGCTCAACCTAAAGCTGATATGTGGAGGTACCTAGCCACAAATGGCCCACCCTGATCAATGAACATTCTGAGCTGAAATTGTCATGGTGTGGGGAACCCCCTGACAATCCATACTCTTAAAGGAATATGTAAATTCCATTCCCTTAGCTTGGTGTTCCTAGCTGAAACTAAGAATAAAGATAGTGTAGTCAAGAAGCATCTCCAAAAATGTGGTTTTTCTAATATCTTATGTGTAAACCCTATAGGGTCATCGAGTGGCTTATGTTTTGCTTGGGATGATAGGTATCAATTAAATGTTATATTCTAAGACTCTTTTGTTATCCATGCCAAAGTGAAGAATATGAAATCTCAGTCCTACTGGGACATTTTATTCCTTTATATCAACTGTGAAGTAGAAACCATGAGTGTGCAATTTGATTTTCTTTTGAATTATAAAAATTCTCTTCAGGCAGAATTTGTGTTGATGGGAGACTTTAATGCTTTATTGAGCCCAACTGAGAAAGGAGGTGGTGATTGCAGCTTTGGAATTAAAATGAGTCTTTTTACAAATTTTGTCCAGAGTATGGGGGTAATTGACTTGGATTTCTCCGGCCTGATGATGACCTGGAATAATAGACGCAATGGCTCTCTCAATGTGCAAGAAAGGATTGATAGGGTATTGGCTAGTTCTTCATGGTTGATTAACTTTCCCACTGCTTCGGTACACCATCTGGAGGACAGAGGCTCTGACCACTGCCCTATAATTCTTAACCTCAATCCTTTTTTCAAGAAGCCTAAGCGTTTCTTCTACTTTGAAGCTCGATGGGTTAATTCCATTGAAGTGCAAAATGTGGTTACTTCATCTTGGCAAACTCCGACTGGGGGTCCTATGCTTAGAAAAGTGTATTGTAAACTAAAGCACTGTCGTAATGCCCTTTGGACTTAGAATCAAAAAACCTTTTATAACTCAAGACTCAAAATTGAAATCTTGGAAGATAATCTTGACCGTATTAAAAGAACCATGGGGGAGTGGGATGGAGAGTCAGTTCGTCAAGTTGAACAACAATTAATCAAGGAAATCAAGGAAGAGGAGATTTTCTGGGCCCAAAAATCTCGGCAATCATGGTTAAAGGCCGGTGATAGGAACACTTCCTTCTTTCATGCTCAGGTGGTCTAGCGAAGGAGAAGGAACACTATTCAAGCACTTCAGGACTCTAATGGCACATGAAAATATAATTTTGACGAAATTGTCTTAATTGCtattaattattttcataacatTTATTCATCATCTAACCCTCAGAATTTCAGCTCTGTTACAGCAGGGATTCAAACCAAAATCTCTCATGATATGAATGTCAATCTCATCAAGCCTATCACAAATAAAGAAATTCAAAGAGCAGTTTTCTCTATACAACCTACCAAAGCTCTAGGAATTGATGGTTTCACTGGGTTGTTCTTTCAAAAATTCTggaacattattggcaatgaggtGTGTGCACCTATTAAAAACTTCTTCCAATAGGGAATTATGCCGGCGGGCTTCAATCATACACTTATTTCTCTTATTCCCAAAGTGCAACAAGTAAAATCCATGAACGACTTAAGACCCATTGGTCTGTGTACTGTCTTTTACAAGATCATTGCTAAGATTCTCATCAACAGATTGCAACCTATCATGCCTTTAATCATCAGCGATGAACAAAGTGCCTTTATAAAAGGGCGTCTAATTTCTGACAATATTCTGCTATGTCATGAAATTATGCATCATCTCAATACTAGGCATAGATCCAAATATTATGGTATGGCTATCAAACTTGACATCAGCAaagcatatgaatgtgtggaatggaaatacctccaacatgTAATGCAACAACTTGGTTTCCGTTCTACTTGGATTCGGTGGATTATGTCCTGCATTCCCACAGTGTCTTATATTGTACAACAAAATGGCCATCGAGTAGGTTTCTTCCATCCCTCTAGAGGCTTAAGGCAAGGAGATCCTCTCTCCCCCTTCCTCTTCCTTATTTGTGCAGAAGGACTCTCCCACATGTTGAAGAATGCTAATCTCCAAGGCATCTCTATTCAAGGCAGAGTCCATCAGTTTCGCACCTCATGTTTGCTGATGATTCCATCATATTCTCTAAGGCAACTACTAGGGAAGCTCATACCATTAAACAGGTGCTTCACACTTACTCTCAAGCCAGTGGTCAAACAATCAATTATGGTAAATCTTCCCTTTTCTCCCCTTCGGATTAGAGAGTCAATTGCTTGCATTCTTGGAATCCATAACATAGGAGGACAGGATAAATTCTTTGACTTACCTGCAATTATAACCAACTCCAAGCAACAAACCTTTGCATCTATTGTTGAGAAAATTCAGCATAAGCTAGCAGGATGGAAGGAGCAAACTCTCTCAGCAGGGGGAAAAGAGACATTGATCAAATCTGTTGCGGCAGCAATCCCAGTGTATGCCATGGCCTGCTTCAAACTCCCTGTTTCTCTCTGCCAAGAGATTAATCGGATGGTATCCAATTTTTGGTGGGGTCAATCTAAAGAGGAAAGGAAGCAACATTGGATCTCCTGGAATAATTTATGCAGTACTAAACTGGCTGGTGGTATGGGCTTTAGAGACTTATAAAGCTTTAATCAAGCTCTTTTGGCCAAATAATGTTGGAGAATTCTAAACAACCCTAATTCCCTCCTAGCCCAAGTACTCAAAGGGAAATACTTTCATGCCTTATCATTTTTACAAGCTTCGGTGGGCAGGAATCCTTCTTGGGGCTGGAGAAGCTTATTGTGGGGTAAGGATTTATTATCTAAAGGGCTTAGATGGCAGGTCAACAATGAGCAGTCCATCCTTTACAAAAGTGAGAGATGGATTCCAAACTCCTTTCCACATTTGCCAAGACTTAAAGAGGATGCTAATCGTTATCTTAACTTGCTCTCATAACTCATTGATTGGAACTTCTTCTAATGGAATGTACAAGCTCTTAGAGAAATTTTTTAAGAGGATGAAATTTCCAATATCCTAGCTATTCCTATTAGCATGATCAATAGAGAGGATAGCTTGTCATGGCATTATACTCAGAGTGGTTGTTACTTGGTCAAATCTGGGTACCACTTAGCGCATCAAATGAAACTAGCCATAGTGGCTCAGGCTACTGTAGGTCTTAGACCATTAGCTTAAGCTCATTTACATTGCTTCTGGCGTAGTATTTGGAAAATTTGCCTTCCACCGAAATTACATATCTTTCTTTGGCACCTTTTCAAGGAACGCTTGCCCTCCAAAACTCTGTTAAAGACTAGGTTCAAGGACATCTCTGAAGATTGTGGATATTGTGGAGAAAAAGAATCCTTAAGGCATATATTCTTTGCCTGCCCAAAAGTAATAGAGGTCTAGTTGCACTCTCCATTCAGATTAAGATCCTTTCTCCTTAATGGGCACTCTATGATGGACTGCTGGTCTAAATTGTGCGAACCCCTTCACAACCACCCTCAAACTAACAAGCTAATACCTCTTCTTGTTTTTATCCTAGGCAACTTTGGAAGAATAGAAACCAACGAGTTTTTAATGACCGACCACTAGAGTTTCAACAACTATTAATAGCAGCTTCATATCATCATGACAAATTCTTCATAGCCTAATAACCTCCTCTCCACTCTATATCTGTTGACGCAGTTGAACAATCCTGGTCTGCCCCTTGCCATGGTGCATTTAAGATCAACTTTGTTGTTGCAACAAGATCTCAGAAGCATATGGGAACCATCTCTGTAATTGCTAAAAACCATTCGGGTTGTCCCATAGCCTGGTCTTGCAAGAAAATTTTAGGTATATCTGATCCCCTCATTCTTGAAATGATAGCATGCAGGGAAGCTattttgttagctaaaagtaaagGATTCCAGAATATTATTATAGAAGGTGACTACCAAATAATGATAAATCCTTTAGCTCAATATCACTTTGTAATCTCAGCCTTACCTTTTTAAGGCTTTCCAATGAAATCATcttttggcaaaaaaaaaaaatactgtaAAATCTTAAATTTATGTCCATCGGAGCCATTCGAGGAAAAAGAAAACTAGCTAATTCATTAGTCTTTTAGATATACTTGAAGGGCTTTCTTTGCGCTTCAACGTCTCAGCTTGAAAGCCCAATTAATATAGATTTTGTCTCAGCAATCCGACTTGATAACCTATATTGAGTTATTTAGGCCTCTGGCCAACTTGAAAGCCCAATCAAAATTTTGGCTCAAAATTAAAGTAATTTTACCCGGTCGTTCAATTACAAAcccaattgaaatgttgttgaactCACGGCCACTGGCTGATGGCAAATTCTTTTTCGGCCTGATACCTAGCTTAAGAGCCCAATTATAGGGCCTTAAAGGAACATATTGAAATCGATTAAAGGGTTCTTTTTAAAAGTGGTTTGAGAGTCATGACTTGACCTTCAAtgctattaattattaaataaacagTTATTTATTGCTCAAAATAGATTACCTTTTTATTCATATTAAATATCTAATGAACAGAATagtaaaaatataacaaaatgTAGCCTAATCCCTATGTTGATAAATCTTAAAATGAATATTTTAAAATCTCAAACTCATACTTCTCCGTTCATTTGCACCTTTAGAAAAAATTAAGAGAGAAAacgagaagaaaagaaataaaaagtaaatttactttatattatttaaataaattattattaattaggttattaaaataaaaagaaaatataatttctcctgtaaaaaaaatattattatatcctCATTCTCTCTCTTATATATTTTAATCatcattttttctatattttaaattaaaatttcactttctttcccttccaTTATCTTCGATTTTTCCTTCCATTTGATGTCCAAACGTCCAAacaaagaaatttaaagaaatcaaatttctttttttttttttttctcttctctccATCTCTCTGAATTAGTCCATTAGTTTTCTCCTCTTACTTGCTCGCGGTATACAAGCCCCTTAATGGCTAGCTTGGGTGTGCCTTGCTTGTATTTGAGCTGTGCCTAGTTAACTCTAATATGGCtatcataataaaaaaaatttaattatctccTTGTGCATCAATGAATACGTGAAAACcccatcaatttggtttcatgaatCATAATATCGTTTGCATTTACAGCAATTAAATCCAAAGAAATTAGGTTTTCAATCAACTAACAAAATCTCTTTAAATCCAAAGACAGAGAGTAACTTAAATCACaacataccaaaaaaaaaaaaatcccaatttTCATTTCAAAACCTGAGCTTGGAAAAGAACCATCGGTTCTTCCCAGTCTTGAATCTCTCCTCAAACCTCTTCTTGATTTCTTTGGCAGCCGTAACCTTCTTGTCCTTTGTCACCAACGAATCAGGACTCACCACATCCTTCAAATCCACATCCAGTGTGTATCTCGTAGGCATCAAATGGCTGTAGTTCACCACCTTCATAAACGCCTTCACTCGTGAATTCTTCGCTGTCTTCTTCGCAGAGTCTTTCTTGATCACCTTCGCTGGGTACTTGGATATGCCAGAGACCAGGCAGTGGCCGTAAGGGCGGTCGCGTGTGCCGTCATCGAAGGATCGGACAATCACCGCCTTCCTGCCGGCGAAGCGGCCCTGTAGGAGGATAACGGCCTTGTTTGGTTTTAAGAACTTGACCATCTCGGTTCAGGAGGAGGCGAGGTGAACGAGAGGCTTTGAGAGTTTTCGCTTATAGCCGCTGTTTATAGCGGCCAATGTCTGCTAGGGTTTGTGTGAGGGGGTTCATATGAATCAGGATGGGCTGGGCCTTGTTAGAAAATAAAATTACAGAACTCCTCTAATCAATGACCCTAGTCCTCTTTTTTGGGTTGGGTTATATCCAAACGTTGGCCGGGTT
Above is a genomic segment from Hevea brasiliensis isolate MT/VB/25A 57/8 chromosome 17, ASM3005281v1, whole genome shotgun sequence containing:
- the LOC110638478 gene encoding 60S ribosomal protein L27, whose product is MVKFLKPNKAVILLQGRFAGRKAVIVRSFDDGTRDRPYGHCLVSGISKYPAKVIKKDSAKKTAKNSRVKAFMKVVNYSHLMPTRYTLDVDLKDVVSPDSLVTKDKKVTAAKEIKKRFEERFKTGKNRWFFSKLRF